In Zingiber officinale cultivar Zhangliang chromosome 1A, Zo_v1.1, whole genome shotgun sequence, the DNA window ACCGTCGACCCCTCCACCGGCCGCGCCCTCACCGGCTCATGGCTCTGGGACTCCGCCGTCTACCTCGCGGAGTGGATGGCCGCCTGCGGCGGAGCCCTGCTCGCCGGCGCCACCGTCCTGGAGGTCGGCGCCGGGACTGGCCTCCCGGGTTTGCTGGCCGCCTCCATGGGCGCGGCGCGCGTGGTGCTCACCGACGTCGGGCAGCTTCTCGAAGGCCTCCGGGCCAGCGTCGCCGCCAACGGGCAAGAAGCGCGGGTAGAGGTGCGGGAGCTGCGGTGGGGAGAAGCGGCGGAGGCTGCTGACATAGTGCTGATGTCGGACGTGTTCTTCGACGCGGAGGAGATGGAGGGGTTGGGGAGGACGATGAGGGCGGCTTGGGGGGCGGGGACAACGGGGTGGGCGGCGACCGAGGTGAGGCCAGGTGTGGGCGAGTGTCTGGAGGCGCTGAAGCGGGAGGGGTTTGAGGCGACGGTGGTGGAGGAGAGCGTTCGGTCGTTGATGCGGACGGCGGCCTCGCAAACGCCAGAGGAAGGAGAGAGTTCGGTGTTCGCTCTCTACCGCATCAGCCGCTTGCCGTAATCTTCAAATAATCTACTACAAGTCCAcaatgctgctgctgctgctgctactACTACTACTGTCGGCCCATCCCTTTCATTTTTCCCGATAGAAATTAGTTACTTTGTTTTATGCGCTCTACGGTTCTAGCAATCAGATCTGCGATCAGAGTCTAACATGGCTTTTTTTTCCCCTTACACCATGTaaaccttcaaaaaaaaaaaaaaaaactcaacaaaCCTAGACATGCCTTGGTATCTAATTGTAGCCTTGTAGATATACGAAACTACCAAAGGAAGAAGTCTGTTAttattcatatatcatgaagaagAAAGAGTCCACCTTCCCCTTTTATACACCAAAGAAACAACGATATCTTTGAGCCTAAGTAGTAATGAGGaaacattataaaaaaaaaaagagcaaaCAATTGCAAAAACTAAAAGCTCTTATTGATGATACTTTTGACAAGATTGCTTCAGAACACCGCAATTTAAAGATATAATTATGTTGGATCAATAGTGTAAAGGCAGTCAACGGGCTGTTGTACAAGTAGGTATGCTTTAAAACGAGTTATAACAAAGATTCAACTGCTGATTTGGCTGAATAATAAACCAGAAAGATAGCATAGAAAGGGCAGAATAGCAAAGAAAGGCTTATTGGAGGAGAAATAACTAACAAACAGGCATAGAAAAACTGATAGAGAGGAGGTAAGCTGTGAATGACTAAAAGAGTTCAATCACATTTTCAGAATGCTGGCCATTTCATTTGTTAACACAGATGGGTTTAACTTTACCCAGGAGAAAGAGTCATAGAGTGAAGGGTCTTAGTTGATTTTGCTCAACAGACCTTTTGAAACTTGGATAAATGAAAATTCCTATCTGG includes these proteins:
- the LOC122031610 gene encoding protein-lysine methyltransferase METTL21D-like, which produces MGGSREVQISGYKLIIHEGDGTVDPSTGRALTGSWLWDSAVYLAEWMAACGGALLAGATVLEVGAGTGLPGLLAASMGAARVVLTDVGQLLEGLRASVAANGQEARVEVRELRWGEAAEAADIVLMSDVFFDAEEMEGLGRTMRAAWGAGTTGWAATEVRPGVGECLEALKREGFEATVVEESVRSLMRTAASQTPEEGESSVFALYRISRLP